AGGTGCGGAGAAAATGGTCGGCAAAGCCCGCAAACATTTAAATCCAGGGGGATGGCTTGTTGTTTACTCACCCCATATAGAGCAGCAGATTTATGTGAGGGACGAGATGGAAAAAGAAGGATTTGGGTATATAAAAACGATAGAAACCATACAACGGGAATGGAAATCACTTGGGGGGTATACGCATCCTGTGCCCAGAGGAATTATGCACACAGGATTCATGACTTTCGGGAGAAAAATCGGTTAATTATTTTCACAGACCCTTTCTTTTATTTTATGGTGCAAATCACTTTATGGGTTTTGCAGGTATCCCGACATAAGTTTTTCCGCTTTTTAAAACCATATCCTTGGGAACCATTGCCTTTGCGCCCACGACAACATTGTCCTCTATGACGACGCCGGGCATTATAAAAGATCCCCCTCCGATTAAACAATTTTTTCCTATCTTCGTCCTTCTTAACAGTAAATTTTCCTCGGCAATATGTCCGAGAATCATCGCCCTTCCCCCGATCATCGTGTTTTCCCCTATTTCCACCATGCACGGGTCGATCCATTCCTCGCCAGCTAAAAAAACATTTTTACCTATTTTGCACCCTATCAAAGAAAGATAAAATGATTTCAGTTGGGGAAGAACAAATATATTGATAAGTTTGTAAGTGGGATAATAGAGGGCGAAATATGTTACGAATTTAAATGCCATTTTATCATTCAGGGTTTTTCTGTATGTCCCATCGCTATATTTGAGTTTAAAGACATTTATGAAGAAGGCCGTGGAAAAAATCATTGAGAATAACAAGACCAAATACTCTGCAACGATGAAAATTGATAGCAATACAAGTCCAAGAGGATTGCCAATATCAATCCACTGAAGAAAAACGTGAGCAAGAATTAACAATGGTAATATTCCAAGTGCATAGGCTATTGTCGTTATTGCAAAAAGAAGAATAGCTCTTAAAGTCCCTGTAATCCCTCCAATCTTATTTTCCTCCCCGCTGTATGCCATAATAGGTAATGTCATTCAGTTAATAATTATTTTTTGTATTGTATCAATGCCCCCTATTCCACAATTCTTTTCTCTTTGCCTCGAGCATGTTATTTTTTTTGCCGGCATATTCAGCAAACGTTTGTATTCTGTCCCCATACATGCCGTAAAGAATTGGCAGTTTTTCTTTATACTTTAAATCCCTCAATAAATGGTGGTCGAGGATAAGATGGCAGTCCGTTTTCTTCATTATTTCGGTCAAATTTCCCTCAGCTTTCTTCAAATTTTCTCTGGAGAATTTCCAGCCGAGCAGGTATGACGGTGGGCCGTCCGTGATAAGTATGTCGGGGTTCTGCTGGATAATATACTCGGCCGCTTTCTCATCAACAGGTCCTTGTACATCTGACGCAAATAAAATCTTTTTGTCTTCCTCGACGGTAACCATTATCACATATCCTAATCTCGTTCCCTTGGGCCCATGAGGAAATGGCGGCGAGAATTTCAATTTCGTGTTACCTATCTCATAATCTGTTTCGTCGCAATACACTATTTCGCTTTTATTTCCAAAACGCTCGGCAAAAAGCGTTCCTCTTTCCATCTGACTTTTATTTATGTTTCTGTCAATGCACTTGGCAAACACCCTCTTTTTTTCATAGAATTGTTCATCGGGCGCGTAATGGTCGTAGTGGTAATGTGTGATAACAAAAAAATTGCAGTCATCAGCCATATTTTCTATACTGACCAGTGCTTTCTCCAGTGCTTCCAGCTCAAGGGGATGAGGGGGCAGACCGTAGCGGGAAGGGCCAAGCGATGCAGACGCATCAATAAAAATACAAACATCGTCTGTTTCAACAACTGTCGCCATTGAGCGAATGCCTAACGAGTCTGATGCAATTAGTTTTATA
The Candidatus Thermoplasmatota archaeon genome window above contains:
- a CDS encoding DapH/DapD/GlmU-related protein → MAYSGEENKIGGITGTLRAILLFAITTIAYALGILPLLILAHVFLQWIDIGNPLGLVLLSIFIVAEYLVLLFSMIFSTAFFINVFKLKYSDGTYRKTLNDKMAFKFVTYFALYYPTYKLINIFVLPQLKSFYLSLIGCKIGKNVFLAGEEWIDPCMVEIGENTMIGGRAMILGHIAEENLLLRRTKIGKNCLIGGGSFIMPGVVIEDNVVVGAKAMVPKDMVLKSGKTYVGIPAKPIK
- a CDS encoding MBL fold metallo-hydrolase, which gives rise to MNIKLIASDSLGIRSMATVVETDDVCIFIDASASLGPSRYGLPPHPLELEALEKALVSIENMADDCNFFVITHYHYDHYAPDEQFYEKKRVFAKCIDRNINKSQMERGTLFAERFGNKSEIVYCDETDYEIGNTKLKFSPPFPHGPKGTRLGYVIMVTVEEDKKILFASDVQGPVDEKAAEYIIQQNPDILITDGPPSYLLGWKFSRENLKKAEGNLTEIMKKTDCHLILDHHLLRDLKYKEKLPILYGMYGDRIQTFAEYAGKKNNMLEAKRKELWNRGH